A window from Salarias fasciatus chromosome 11, fSalaFa1.1, whole genome shotgun sequence encodes these proteins:
- the LOC115396908 gene encoding carcinoembryonic antigen-related cell adhesion molecule 5-like isoform X1 produces MLPLFFILYLGFVGFSEGAGILPDGPLDAAIGGSVLFETTKTPPETPFLVVTWSFGANNIGISTPSGENIGVNYTGRARITHSTGSLELSNLTAADSGDYGVAIVPSTGGQESGTITLRVHAPISNVTINPETQKLVEGKDSLRLSCSSSGSPLSFLWMKDGSEITASDRVQITDGGRLLSIANVTRDDQGSYTCKVSNPVNSDTSDPANVTVSYGPEKVKLTPPAGTDHAVGSDITMVCSADSRPPAQFTWFLNGSQLRDIGSELKLVDVQENQSGSYSCQAFNTETLRNQTSEPAVINILVNVSDASVKPTNPPVEGTSLNLTCEASGSVLSRKWMKDDSDLILTDNMKLHDNNRVLSFTTVSRNDNGEYVCHISNSFSSMLAAFSLTVNYGPENVKISGENQIKVGSTIKLSCTADSEPLAEFTWLFNETQILNSSSELIKDNANISDSGTYTCRATNEITGKSGSAEHRLSVTNTSGDNNSTPPGPDCDTGCIVGIVVACVVVVAVAIGVGCYCVQKKKKKKKSTSTTTGGGARGNAGNKNEDLNYADVRFFRNKQGVSVPLGEQNTTTDYAEVRVNNKGPGPSSPPTYDDHMQRTKRSAPQPGVNGGPAHP; encoded by the exons ATGTTGCCTTTATTCTTTATTCTCTACCTGGGTTTTGTAG GTTTCAGTGAAGGAGCTGGTATTTTACCAGATGGTCCTCTGGATGCAGCCATAGGAGGTTCAGTGTTATTTGAAACAACAAAGACTCCTCCAGAAACTCCATTTTTAGTGGTGACCTGGAGCTTTGGTGCAAACAATATAGGAATCTCAACTCCCTCTGGAGAGAACATTGGGGTAAACTATACAGGCAGGGCCAGAATCACCCATTCTACTGGATCTCTGGAGCTCAGCAATCTGACAGCTGCTGATAGTGGGGATTATGGAGTCGCTATTGTTCCTTCAACTGGTGGTCAAGAGTCAGGAACCATCACACTGAGAGTACATG CTCCAATCTCCAATGTAACAATAAATCCTGAAACTCAAAAGCTTGTTGAGGGCAAGGATTCTCTGAGGctgtcctgctcctcttctggaTCCCCGCTGTCTTTCCTCTGGATGAAAGACGGCTCTGAGATCACAGCCAGCGACAGAGTTCAGATCACTGATGGAGGCAGATTGCTCTCTATTGCCAACGTGACCAGAGATGATCAGGGGAGCTACACATGTAAAGTGTCCAATCCTGTCAATAGTGACACCAGCGATCCTGCAAACGTTACCGTCTCCT ACGGGCCAGAAAAAGTAAAGTTGACTCCACCAGCAGGAACAGACCATGCAGTAGGATCGGACATCACGATGGTCTGTTCAGCTGATTCCAGACCTCCTGCTCAGTTTACCTGGTTTCTAAATGGATCTCAGCTTCGAGACATTGGATCAGAGCTCAAACTGGTGGATGTTCAGGAAAATCAGAGTGGAAGCTACAGCTGTCAGGCCTTCAACACCGAAACTCTAAGAAATCAAACATCTGAACCTGCAGTCATCAATATTCTGG TGAACGTATCAGATGCTTCTGTCAAACCAACAAATCCTCCAGTTGAAGGGACCAGTCTCAACTTAACCTGTGAGGCTTCTGGCTCAGTGTTGAGCAGAAAGTGGATGAAGGACGACTCAGATCTGATCCTGACTGAcaacatgaagcttcatgacAATAACAGAGTGCTGTCCTTCACCACTGTGAGCAGAAATGACAACGGAGAATATGTCTGTCACATCAGCAACAGCTTCAGTAGTATGCTAGCTGCTTTCTCCTTGACTGTAAACT atggaccagaaaatgtcaaaatcagtGGTGAAAATCAGATAAAAGTGGGAAGCACCATAAAACTGAGCTGCACCGCTGACTCAGAGCCATTGGCTGAATTCACCTGGTTATTCAATGAGACTCAGATACTGAACTCATCTTCTGAGCTCATTAAAGACAACGCGAACATTTCTGACAGTGGAACGTACACCTGCAGAGCGACGAATGAAATAACTGGAAAATCTGGATCAGCTGAGCACCGGCTGTCTGTGACAAATACCTCAGGGGACAATAATT CTAcaccaccaggaccagactgTGACACTGGCTGCATTGTTGGGATAGTAGTGGCTTGTGTTGTGGTGGTCGCTGTCGCCATCGGCGTAGGGTGCTACTGCGTTCAGAAAAA gaaaaagaaaaagaaatctacCTCTACCACTACTG gaGGTGGAGCGCGGGGAAATGCAGGAAACAAAAATGAG GACCTGAACTATGCAGATGTCAGGTTTTTCCGTAACAAGCAAGGAGTGTCAGTGCCGCTCGGGGAGCAGAACACCACAACAGACTACGCTGAAGTCCGAGTGAACAACAAGGGTCCCGGACCGTCCTCCCCTCCCACCTACGACGATCATATGCAGCGAACAAAGAGGTCCGCCCCTCAGCCCGGCGTTAACGGCGGACCAGCCCACCCTTAG
- the LOC115396908 gene encoding carcinoembryonic antigen-related cell adhesion molecule 6-like isoform X3 encodes MLPLFFILYLGFVGFSEGAGILPDGPLDAAIGGSVLFETTKTPPETPFLVVTWSFGANNIGISTPSGENIGVNYTGRARITHSTGSLELSNLTAADSGDYGVAIVPSTGGQESGTITLRVHAPISNVTINPETQKLVEGKDSLRLSCSSSGSPLSFLWMKDGSEITASDRVQITDGGRLLSIANVTRDDQGSYTCKVSNPVNSDTSDPANVTVSYGPEKVKLTPPAGTDHAVGSDITMVCSADSRPPAQFTWFLNGSQLRDIGSELKLVDVQENQSGSYSCQAFNTETLRNQTSEPAVINILATPPGPDCDTGCIVGIVVACVVVVAVAIGVGCYCVQKKKKKKKSTSTTTGGGARGNAGNKNEDLNYADVRFFRNKQGVSVPLGEQNTTTDYAEVRVNNKGPGPSSPPTYDDHMQRTKRSAPQPGVNGGPAHP; translated from the exons ATGTTGCCTTTATTCTTTATTCTCTACCTGGGTTTTGTAG GTTTCAGTGAAGGAGCTGGTATTTTACCAGATGGTCCTCTGGATGCAGCCATAGGAGGTTCAGTGTTATTTGAAACAACAAAGACTCCTCCAGAAACTCCATTTTTAGTGGTGACCTGGAGCTTTGGTGCAAACAATATAGGAATCTCAACTCCCTCTGGAGAGAACATTGGGGTAAACTATACAGGCAGGGCCAGAATCACCCATTCTACTGGATCTCTGGAGCTCAGCAATCTGACAGCTGCTGATAGTGGGGATTATGGAGTCGCTATTGTTCCTTCAACTGGTGGTCAAGAGTCAGGAACCATCACACTGAGAGTACATG CTCCAATCTCCAATGTAACAATAAATCCTGAAACTCAAAAGCTTGTTGAGGGCAAGGATTCTCTGAGGctgtcctgctcctcttctggaTCCCCGCTGTCTTTCCTCTGGATGAAAGACGGCTCTGAGATCACAGCCAGCGACAGAGTTCAGATCACTGATGGAGGCAGATTGCTCTCTATTGCCAACGTGACCAGAGATGATCAGGGGAGCTACACATGTAAAGTGTCCAATCCTGTCAATAGTGACACCAGCGATCCTGCAAACGTTACCGTCTCCT ACGGGCCAGAAAAAGTAAAGTTGACTCCACCAGCAGGAACAGACCATGCAGTAGGATCGGACATCACGATGGTCTGTTCAGCTGATTCCAGACCTCCTGCTCAGTTTACCTGGTTTCTAAATGGATCTCAGCTTCGAGACATTGGATCAGAGCTCAAACTGGTGGATGTTCAGGAAAATCAGAGTGGAAGCTACAGCTGTCAGGCCTTCAACACCGAAACTCTAAGAAATCAAACATCTGAACCTGCAGTCATCAATATTCTGG CTAcaccaccaggaccagactgTGACACTGGCTGCATTGTTGGGATAGTAGTGGCTTGTGTTGTGGTGGTCGCTGTCGCCATCGGCGTAGGGTGCTACTGCGTTCAGAAAAA gaaaaagaaaaagaaatctacCTCTACCACTACTG gaGGTGGAGCGCGGGGAAATGCAGGAAACAAAAATGAG GACCTGAACTATGCAGATGTCAGGTTTTTCCGTAACAAGCAAGGAGTGTCAGTGCCGCTCGGGGAGCAGAACACCACAACAGACTACGCTGAAGTCCGAGTGAACAACAAGGGTCCCGGACCGTCCTCCCCTCCCACCTACGACGATCATATGCAGCGAACAAAGAGGTCCGCCCCTCAGCCCGGCGTTAACGGCGGACCAGCCCACCCTTAG
- the LOC115396908 gene encoding carcinoembryonic antigen-related cell adhesion molecule 5-like isoform X2, whose protein sequence is MKDGSEITASDRVQITDGGRLLSIANVTRDDQGSYTCKVSNPVNSDTSDPANVTVSYGPEKVKLTPPAGTDHAVGSDITMVCSADSRPPAQFTWFLNGSQLRDIGSELKLVDVQENQSGSYSCQAFNTETLRNQTSEPAVINILVNVSDASVKPTNPPVEGTSLNLTCEASGSVLSRKWMKDDSDLILTDNMKLHDNNRVLSFTTVSRNDNGEYVCHISNSFSSMLAAFSLTVNYGPENVKISGENQIKVGSTIKLSCTADSEPLAEFTWLFNETQILNSSSELIKDNANISDSGTYTCRATNEITGKSGSAEHRLSVTNTSGDNNSTPPGPDCDTGCIVGIVVACVVVVAVAIGVGCYCVQKKKKKKKSTSTTTGGGARGNAGNKNEDLNYADVRFFRNKQGVSVPLGEQNTTTDYAEVRVNNKGPGPSSPPTYDDHMQRTKRSAPQPGVNGGPAHP, encoded by the exons ATGAAAGACGGCTCTGAGATCACAGCCAGCGACAGAGTTCAGATCACTGATGGAGGCAGATTGCTCTCTATTGCCAACGTGACCAGAGATGATCAGGGGAGCTACACATGTAAAGTGTCCAATCCTGTCAATAGTGACACCAGCGATCCTGCAAACGTTACCGTCTCCT ACGGGCCAGAAAAAGTAAAGTTGACTCCACCAGCAGGAACAGACCATGCAGTAGGATCGGACATCACGATGGTCTGTTCAGCTGATTCCAGACCTCCTGCTCAGTTTACCTGGTTTCTAAATGGATCTCAGCTTCGAGACATTGGATCAGAGCTCAAACTGGTGGATGTTCAGGAAAATCAGAGTGGAAGCTACAGCTGTCAGGCCTTCAACACCGAAACTCTAAGAAATCAAACATCTGAACCTGCAGTCATCAATATTCTGG TGAACGTATCAGATGCTTCTGTCAAACCAACAAATCCTCCAGTTGAAGGGACCAGTCTCAACTTAACCTGTGAGGCTTCTGGCTCAGTGTTGAGCAGAAAGTGGATGAAGGACGACTCAGATCTGATCCTGACTGAcaacatgaagcttcatgacAATAACAGAGTGCTGTCCTTCACCACTGTGAGCAGAAATGACAACGGAGAATATGTCTGTCACATCAGCAACAGCTTCAGTAGTATGCTAGCTGCTTTCTCCTTGACTGTAAACT atggaccagaaaatgtcaaaatcagtGGTGAAAATCAGATAAAAGTGGGAAGCACCATAAAACTGAGCTGCACCGCTGACTCAGAGCCATTGGCTGAATTCACCTGGTTATTCAATGAGACTCAGATACTGAACTCATCTTCTGAGCTCATTAAAGACAACGCGAACATTTCTGACAGTGGAACGTACACCTGCAGAGCGACGAATGAAATAACTGGAAAATCTGGATCAGCTGAGCACCGGCTGTCTGTGACAAATACCTCAGGGGACAATAATT CTAcaccaccaggaccagactgTGACACTGGCTGCATTGTTGGGATAGTAGTGGCTTGTGTTGTGGTGGTCGCTGTCGCCATCGGCGTAGGGTGCTACTGCGTTCAGAAAAA gaaaaagaaaaagaaatctacCTCTACCACTACTG gaGGTGGAGCGCGGGGAAATGCAGGAAACAAAAATGAG GACCTGAACTATGCAGATGTCAGGTTTTTCCGTAACAAGCAAGGAGTGTCAGTGCCGCTCGGGGAGCAGAACACCACAACAGACTACGCTGAAGTCCGAGTGAACAACAAGGGTCCCGGACCGTCCTCCCCTCCCACCTACGACGATCATATGCAGCGAACAAAGAGGTCCGCCCCTCAGCCCGGCGTTAACGGCGGACCAGCCCACCCTTAG
- the ceacam1 gene encoding carcinoembryonic antigen-related cell adhesion molecule 1, with product MTKSKGTPVTAFLLLAQGFLACVAVEIKPYRNPVPVGETLTLSLFPAQNLRSGSWAAGESLILTWLGVQQAVFPNYTGRASVDVLTGTLRLMSVTVADSGEYVVQSSDPQLRANASITVLEPVSNVTLTVNETHLTEFSSSAAMSCFTSSGSSASFLWLNGSSEVKASDRVQLTDENSTLTIVNVSRYDQGPFRCQVSNPVSNSSSEAVNFTISYGPDHMALTVNGLNTTSFAVGSNLTMLCSAQSHPAAQLHWAFRGEAVNVSGSVLQLLDVTEEQSGPYSCLAFNNHTNKFSNITTNLDIEEFPLSGSELHPVNVFLLRLLLVVGFISSYPDLRDPFNLWIPLRKETFPEEEKLKSRMASSRMFVLILIIITFTDHGSSQSISASENPLAVGSNVTLFSTTTVTQGLWSFNSTLVVFVSPVGSIVVAPWTDRAVYNPNTSSLTIESVKVEDSGVFALQSTDGFRGEITLSVQVPISDVTLQANATHLVEHNDTVVLTCSVSSGTSLSYTWLRGNSTVVLGGNTYLSNGGAVLTIKSVSHRDQGPFRCNVSNGISHEVSNHVYLNISYGPSNVSLTVMPAMMKSHKTGSNVTLWCSAESSPPATVHWMFNGVALNKSGPYLKLENVTESDAGTYTCVLHNSVTSRFSSKSVRIWVLDPLTSVVVNHTGPAILHESFTLKCEVSGTVEHIVWKKDGYPISADNTTMFGMGNKTLTLDPVQHSDAGHYECQAFNSVSNMTSSPYDVKVYYGPKMAMITGPHYAKTGDNVTFICNATSKPPSHYKWYFNGDMVSNMSVYVTPPLTLNMSGKYVCKAFNHITGKNSSAYKMLTVVDPITHVHVVSSMGPAMEGYPYNLTCNVTGPPDHIYWMKDGAMLHEDNTTSFYMGNKTVMFMPADRYDSGHYRCKAGNAVGSVTSYPYMLLVNYGPEKPIIQGPAYAEAGSHAVFSCSAMSAPPSTYSWWYNNNSVSNTSMFKIGPLSLNMSGELTCKAYNNVTGKTSRSSKMLKVIEPIESVMIHNSSIPIDKENFTLTCVVVGPYDSIYWMKDNKTLSMNSSNTHPHTYYHMENNSLHFSPLTRYNDGSYRCVATNKAAHHKSPPYMLLVNYGPLKVKISGPDMAHLGPRVTLTCSADSRPECDFYWFFNNRSTPLKHGPVLTFPVSVDSLGKYICQARNPVTNITMYQSKLFAVGGQDSAFHFASRGSLMLAVLFALSITALFN from the exons ATGACGAAAAGCAAGGGAACTCCAGTAACCGCATTCCTGCTTTTAGCACAAG GGTTTCTGGCTTGTGTTGCTGTGGAGATCAAGCCGTATAGGAATCCTGTCCCGGTGGGGGAGACGCTGACCCTGTCCCTGTTCCCCGCTCAAAACCTGAGGAGTGGAAGCTGGGCGGCGGGAGAGTCCCTCATCCTCACCTGGCTCGGGGTGCAGCAGGCCGTTTTTCCCAATTACACAGGAAGAGCGTCGGTGGACGTCCTGACCGGAACCCTGAGGCTGATGTCCGTCACCGTGGCCGACTCGGGAGAGTACGTGGTGCAAAGCAGTGACCCTCAGCTCAGGGCCAACGCCTCCATCACTGTTCTGG AACCTGTTTCAAACGTGACGCTCACAGTGAACGAGACCCACCTGACGGAGTTCAGCAGCTCGGCAGCCatgagctgcttcacctcctccgGGTCGTCCGCCTCGTTCCTCTGGCTGAACGGCAGCTCTGAGGTCAAAGCCAGCGACCGAGTTCAGCTCACCGATGAAAACTCCACTCTCACTATCGTCAACGTGAGCCGCTACGACCAGGGACCGTTCAGGTGTCAGGTGTCCAATCCTGTCAGCAACAGCTCCAGCGAAGCCGTGAACTTCACCATCAGCT ATGGCCCAGATCACATGGCCCTCACAGTGAACGGACTTAACACCACTTCCTTTGCAGTGGGGTCTAATCTGACCATGCTGTGTTCAGCACAGTCCCACCCGGCAGCTCAGCTGCACTGGGCTTTCCGAGGAGAGGCGGTGAACGTGTCGGGctcagtgctgcagctgctggacgtCACCGAGGAACAGAGCGGGCCATATTCCTGTCTGGCCTTCAATAATCACACCAACAAGTTCAGCAACATCACCACAAACCTCGACATAGAAG AGTTTCCTTTGTCAGGATCCGAACTACACCCAGTGAATGTGTTTCTTCTGcgcctgctgctggtggttgGATTCATCTCATCTTATCCAG ACCTGAGAGACCCTTTCAATCTATGGATTCCTCTG CGGAAAGAAACCTTTCCCGAAGAGGAGAAGCTAAAGAGCAGAATGGCGTCTTCACGGATGTTCGTCCTGATTTTGATCATCATTACCTTCACAG ATCATGGCAGCAGCCAGAGCATTTCAGCCTCGGAGAACCCCCTGGCAGTGGGCAGCAACGTGACCCTCTTCAGCACGACCACCGTCACTCAAGGGCTATGGTCGTTCAACAGCACGCTGGTCGTGTTTGTGTCCCCAGTCGGCAGCATTGTTGTTGCTCCTTGGACAGACCGGGCAGTATACAATCCGAACACTTCGTCGCTCACTATAGAGTCTGTGAAAGTGGAGGACTCTGGCGTGTTCGCCTTGCAGTCTACAGACGGCTTTCGGGGAGAAATAACGCTGTCGGTTCAAG TGCCGATTTCAGATGTGACCCTGCAGGCAAACGCAACACATCTGGTGGAACACAATGACACAGTCGTTCTCACCTGCTCCGTGTCCAGCGGCACGTCGCTGTCCTACACATGGCTGAGAGGAAACTCGACCGTCGTACTGGGCGGAAACACATATCTGAGTAACGGAGGTGCCGTTCTGACAATAAAGAGCGTGAGCCACCGTGACCAGGGGCCGTTCAGATGCAACGTGTCCAACGGCATCAGCCATGAAGTCAGTAACCATGTATACCTGAACATCAGCT ATGGGCCGAGTAATGTGTCGCTAACAGTCATGCCCGCCATGatgaaatcacacaaaacaGGTTCAAACGTCACTCTGTGGTGCTCAGCCGAGTCCAGTCCTCCAGCGACTGTCCACTGGATGTTTAATGGAGTGGCCCTCAACAAATCTGGGCCGTATCTTAAGCTGGAAAATGTTACGGAGAGCGACGCGGGAACTTACACATGCGTCCTTCACAACTCTGTGACCTCCAGGTTCAGCAGCAAGAGTGTCAGGATCTGGGTTTTAG atCCGTTAACGTCTGTTGTGGTGAATCATACCGGACCGGCTATACTCCACGAGTCCTTCACTCTGAAATGTGAAGTCTCCGGAACTGTTGAGCACATTGTTTGGAAAAAGGATGGATATCCTATTTCTGCTGACAATACAACCATGTTTGGCATGGGCAACAAAACGCTGACTCTCGACCCGGTGCAGCATTCAGACGCTGGACATTATGAATGTCAAGCTTTCAATTCAGTGAGCAACATGACGAGCAGCCCCTATGACGTCAAGGTTTACT ATGGACCAAAGATGGCAATGATCACAGGACCACATTACGCAAAGACGGGAGACAACGTCACTTTCATCTGCAATGCCACGTCAAAACCGCCGAGCCATTACAAATGGTATTTCAACGGCGATATGGTTTCCAACATGTCTGTGTACGTCACACCTCCTCTCACCCTGAACATGAGTGGGAAGTACGTCTGCAAGGCCTTCAACCACATCACGGGCAAAAACAGCAGCGCCTACAAAATGCTCACAGTCGTGG atcCAATAACACATGTACACGTGGTTTCATCAATGGGTCCTGCCATGGAGGGTTATCCATACAACTTGACATGCAATGTGACAGGACCCCCTGATCACATATACTGGATGAAGGACGGAGCGATGCTGCATGAAGACAACACGACTTCTTTCTACATGGGCAACAAAACAGTCATGTTCATGCCGGCGGATCGTTACGACTCCGGACACTACCGGTGTAAAGCTGGCAACGCTGTGGGGAGCGTGACCAGCTATCCGTACATGCTCCTTGTCAACT ACGGACCAGAAAAGCCCATCATCCAGGGGCCAGCCTACGCTGAGGCAGGAAGCCATGCTGTTTTTAGCTGTTCTGCCATGTCAGCGCCTCCCAGCACATACAGCTGGTGGTACAACAACAATTCTGTCTCCAACACCTCCATGTTTAAGATCGGCCCTTTGTCTTTGAACATGAGCGGAGAGTTGACCTGTAAGGCCTACAATAATGTGACGGGGAAGACGAGCCGCAGCTCCAAGATGCTCAAAGTCATCG AGCCCATTGAGTCAGTGATGATCCACAACAGCTCAATTCCCATCGACAAGGAAAACTTCACTCTGACCTGTGTCGTCGTTGGACCCTACGACTCCATCTACTGGATGAAGGACAACAAAACACTCAGCATGAACTCCTCcaacactcaccctcacacgtACTACCACATGGAAAACAACAGCCTGCACTTCTCCCCGCTCACAAGATACAACGACGGGTCTTACCGGTGTGTCGCCACCAACAAGGCTGCTCACCATAAGAGTCCTCCCTACATGCTGCTGGTCAACT ACGGCCCTCTGAAGGTGAAAATCTCGGGTCCAGACATGGCACACCTGGGCCCAAGGGTGACTCTGACATGCTCGGCGGACTCCCGGCCTGAATGCGACTTCTACTGGTTCTTCAACAACCGCTCCACGCCTCTAAAGCACGGGCCGGTCCTCACGTTCCCCGTGTCTGTCGATAGCCTGGGGAAGTACATATGTCAGGCGAGGAACCCTGTGACCAACATCACAATGTACCAAAGCAAACTGTTTGCCGTCGGAG GTCAGGACTCTGCCTTCCACTTTGCATCCCGAGGCAGCCTGATGCTGGCTGTTCTCTTCGCTCTGTCTATCACTGCGCTCTTCAACTGA